In the Ipomoea triloba cultivar NCNSP0323 chromosome 6, ASM357664v1 genome, one interval contains:
- the LOC116022047 gene encoding disease resistance protein At4g27190-like: MEAVASIIGSALIEPFKVVFGSIYAAMKNRFKIHSNYNHLERDITLVLALKSRLRNGLDDEQLQHLLPTTQVQDWLSKVEELENNFNSLRSTVTESGITSDATSCCSRSLHYKLSNNIAKQILKAKQLIEEGKSFENMIVGVVPVARPVQYIEVTSIKGQPTASRNLAKMMDLLKSEEYKRIGVWGMGGVGKTTLVKNLNNQLTNDPIFNIVIWVVVTRNATVESVQSKIAERLKLQHMMNKESMASLLYNKLKGERFLLILDDIWEEINLDVVGIPRPNEHSGSKIILTTRDFNVCQQMLTDIDLEMGRLHPEEAWKLFHETVEEEVVDDDQIKPMAEAIVEECDGLPLALIIVGASLRKKREIRLWQCALHALQKSEPSHIRGVEEKVYKPLKWSYDSLQGQQLKSCFLFFCLFPEDFEIDTYKLVQYWVAEGLIDEQQNFEQQQNEVVRIVDYLKDSCLLERGQRFNHVKMHDVVRDVGVWIAKSLEEGCKSINKAGISGVQISQQLFNCSERVKRVSFMESDIEFLPNCNIQCAEASTLFLQGNRRLLEVPNTFLQGFQMLRILDLSDTKIQFLPHSLLQLGELRALFLQNCHELFELPSLATLGMLQVLNCFGSAITKLPEDFEKLTNLRRLDLSRTSKLWKISSEKLSNLCNLEFLNMKGSAIKWGMMKVNDEYVPFEKLLCLNQLISFQIDLEDISHATAEHVSWLRRINSFFVNVSPDHKRSYGQYRPNAKIVFFSGFLFSGDESIGWLLVHAFSCQIRECKGVDLMLDNMVRSSVTLGPFLNLKSLTIVGCCIPVKRSSQGCDLIPNLEVLGFLSLDRIRKHFRFQQFTWTAFHQA, encoded by the coding sequence ATGGAAGCTGTGGCCTCGATCATTGGTTCAGCTCTAATTGAACCTTTTAAAGTTGTATTTGGATCCATCTATGCTGCAATGAAGAATCGTTTTAAGATCCATTCAAATTACAATCATCTTGAGAGAGACATAACACTCGTATTGGCTCTCAAATCTCGCTTGAGAAATGGGCTAGATGATGAGCAGCTGCAGCATCTGTTACCGACaactcaagttcaagattggtTAAGCAAAGTTGAAGAATTGGAGAACAATTTCAATTCTTTGCGGTCAACTGTGACAGAAAGTGGCATTACAAGTGATGCCACTTCTTGTTGTTCACGTTCACTGCACTACAAATTGAGCAACAACATAGCCAAACAGATTTTGAAAGCAAAACAACTTATTGAAGAAGGCAAATCCTTTGAGAACATGATAGTGGGTGTTGTTCCTGTGGCAAGGCCAGTTCAGTATATTGAAGTGACATCAATCAAAGGTCAACCCACAGCATCTAGAAATTTGGCCAAGATGATGGATCTGTTGAAAAGTGAAGAGTATAAGAGGATTGGTGTTTGGGGCATGGGAGGTGTGGGCAAGACTACTCTTGTCAAGAATTTGAATAATCAGCTCACCAATGATCCAATCTTCAACATCGTAATATGGGTTGTAGTAACTCGAAACGCAACAGTGGAAAGCGTCCAATCAAAAATTGCTGAGCGGTTGAAATTGCAGCATATGATGAATAAGGAAAGTATGGCCAGTCTTTTGTACAACAAACTTAAAGGCGAAAGATTTCTTCTAATTCTGGATGATATATGGGAAGAAATCAATCTCGATGTTGTGGGGATTCCTCGACCAAATGAACATAGTGGCAGCAAAATCATACTAACCACCCGAGATTTTAATGTTTGTCAACAAATGTTGACTGACATTGACTTGGAAATGGGCCGCTTGCATCCTGAAGAAGCATGGAAGTTGTTTCATGAAACTGTGGAGGAGGAAGTGGTGGATGATGACCAAATTAAGCCCATGGCAGAGGCCATTGTTGAAGAATGCGATGGATTACCCCTTGCACTAATTATTGTGGGGGCATCATTGAGGAAAAAGAGAGAGATTAGGTTGTGGCAATGCGCATTACATGCCTTGCAAAAATCAGAGCCGTCTCATATTAGAGGTGTTGAAGAGAAGGTTTACAAACCCCTTAAGTGGAGCTATGATTCCTTACAAGGTCAGCAATTGAAatcttgttttttgtttttctgcCTATTCCCAGAGGATTTTGAAATTGATACTTATAAGCTAGTCCAATATTGGGTAGCTGAAGGTTTAATTGATGAGCAGCAAAACTTTGAGCAACAACAGAATGAAGTTGTACGTATTGTTGACTACTTAAAAGACTCCTGTTTGTTGGAAAGAGGTCAACGTTTTAATCATGTAAAGATGCATGATGTAGTTCGTGATGTTGGGGTATGGATAGCAAAATCCTTAGAGGAAGGGTGTAAATCTATTAACAAAGCTGGAATTAGCGGGGTGCAAATATCACAACAGTTATTCAATTGTTCTGAGAGAGTGAAGAGAGTGTCGTTTATGGAGAGCGATATAGAATTTCTCCCAAACTGCAACATACAATGTGCAGAAGCATCCACTTTATTTTTGCAAGGTAACAGGAGACTTTTGGAAGTACCAAACACATTTTTACAAGGATTTCAAATGTTAAGAATTTTGGACTTGAGTGACACCAAAATACAATTCCTGCCACACTCACTTCTTCAACTTGGTGAACTTCGAGCTCTCTTTTTACAAAATTGTCATGAATTGTTTGAGTTACCATCCTTGGCCACACTTGGAATGTTGCAAGTTCTTAATTGCTTTGGCTCTGCTATCACTAAATTGCCAGAAGACTTTGAAAAGCTAACGAACCTACGGCGGTTAGACTTATCTCGCACTTCTAAGTTGTGGAAAATTTCTAGTGAAAAACTATCTAACTTATGTAATTTGGAGTTTCTAAACATGAAGGGCAGTGCTATCAAATGGGGAATGATGAAAGTAAATGACGAATATGTACCATTTGAGAAGTTGCTCtgtttaaatcaattaatttcCTTTCAGATTGACTTGGAAGACATTTCTCATGCCACTGCTGAACATGTTTCTTGGCTCAGGAGAATTAACAGCTTCTTTGTTAATGTGAGTCCTGATCATAAGAGATCATATGGACAATATCGACCCAATGCGAAGATTGTGTTCTTCTCTGGCTTTCTTTTCTCAGGAGATGAATCAATTGGATGGCTATTAGTACATGCATTTTCCTGCCAAATTAGGGAGTGTAAGGGAGTTGATCTCATGCTTGACAACATGGTTAGGAGCAGCGTTACCCTTGGTCCATTTCTTAACTTGAAGAGCTTAACAATAGTTGGCTGTTGCATCCCTGTCAAGCGGTCATCTCAAGGATGTGACTTGATTCCTAACTTAGAGGTCCTTGGTTTTTTATCACTTGACCGGATTAGAAAGCATTTCAGATTTCAGCAATTTACTTGGACTGCGTTTCACCAAGCTTAG